The following is a genomic window from Coriobacteriaceae bacterium.
CAAGAAGTTCTTCATCGACGTTGTCTCTACCTTCCGCAATAAGTCCTTCCGCAAGGTCCTGTATGCACAGGTCTCCACGAAGCTCGCTGCTGCCTGCTGGTCTGCGTGCCTGTCCTTCTTCATCGTCTACTGCCTGCAGATTCCTAAGTCCTATGAGTCCGTGATGGAGATGCCCGGCAAGGTCGTCGCTATCGTCTGCACCGCCATCTGGGTTGCCCTCATGGCCAAGAAGGGCTTCCACAAGTCTTGGTACCTGGCCAACGTCGGTTGCGCTGCGTGCATCATCGCCTACAACTACTTCGCCTTTGGTCAGATTAACGGCACCTCCACGGTCGCCATCGCCATGATTGCCTACCCCATCATCTTCGCCATCTGGAAGTTCTTCTACGTTGGTTTCCAGTACCTGCCCGATGTTCTGCTCAACTACATCCCCGATGTCGATGAGCTCATCACCCTGCGTCGTCGCGAGGGCATCTACAGCTCCGCTCAGCAGCTCTGCCAGCAGATCGCCCAGGCTATCGCCGTCAACGCATGGGCTATCGTCCTTGCTGCCTCCGGCTTCATTCAGACCGCCGGCAACAGCGACGCCGTGACCCAGCCCGCCACCGTGCCTCTGTACATCTGCGGCTACATGCTTATCGGCTGCGCCGGCTTCTTCCTGCTCGCGGCTATCCTTGCCCGCGGCATCAAGATCGACAAGGAGCAGTGCGACATCCTCTGCGACGAGATCAAGCGCGTCAAGGAGGGCGGCAAGATGGCCGACGTCCAGCCCGAGGTCAAGGCTCTTTGCGAGGAACTCTCCGGCTTCAAGTACGAGGACTGCTTCGCTCACAACAACGTTGGCTTCCAGGACGGCAGCGTAATCCCCGCCGAGTAAGGCAAGCGCATCGTCCACATCACAGGGCCGTGCCACCGGAGATCAACCGGCGGGTGCGGCCCTTTTTTAAAAACGAGTAGTATGAACTTCTGATTACATTTGAGGGAGAGACCCATGGAGACGAACGTTATCTGGCGCAATGCCCGCGCGGCCGTTATCGAGCTCGACGACGGTGGCTACTTTACCTGTGCCGATACGTGGGAGATCTTTGTCAACGATGAGCCCGTCGGTACCACGAATACGGTCGAGACCTATGTTGACGGCCTGGTTCCCGGCAAGCGCAACCTCGTCCGCTTTGTCTGCGGCGAGCGCGAGCTGAGCGTGGGCGTCACCACGCCCGCGGAGCCCTTTACCATCAACGTTCGCGACTGCGGCGCCAAAGGCGATGCCGAGCACGATGACACCACCAATATCCAGGCTGCCATCATGGCTTGTCCCAAGGGCGGGCGCGTGCTGATTCCCGCTGGCAACTACCGCATCAAGTCCCTCTTCCTTAAGAGCAATATCAACATCGAGCTCGCCGAGGGCGCGGTGCTGCTGGCCCGTCACGACCGCGCGGCGCTTGCCTACATTCCGGGCACGGTCACGGGTGACAAGGGCACCGGGTATGCCGGCACCGATATGCTGCCCCTGGGCCGCTGGGAGGGCGAGAGCTTTTCGACCTACTGTTCGACCTTTACGGGTCTGAGCGTGCACGACGTGTGCATCTATGGCCGCGGCGCCATCGACGGCCAGACCGATTTTGCCGAGGATAACTGGTGGAACAAGGACTTTAAGAATATCTTCCGCCCCGAGGAGGGCCGCGAGATCGCCCGCCCGCGCATGATCTTCCTGTCCGAGTGCCAAAACGTGAGCCTTGCCGGCTTTACCGTCCGCAACAGCCCGGCATGGAACATCCATCCCGTTCTGTGTGAGCACGTTGATGCGCTTTGCCTGTCCATCGAGGGTCCCAAGAACTCCCACAACACCGACGGCTTCGATCCCGAGAGCTGTGGCTTTGTCCGCGTCCTTGGCTGCCAGTTCTCGGTGGGCGACGACTGCATCGCCATCAAGAGCGGCAAGCTGGGCATCGAGCCCGAGCTTCGTCCCGCTACGCACGATATGCTCGTCTCGCACTGCTACATGCACGATGGCCACGGCGCCGTGGTGCTGGGATCCGAGGCTGCCGGCGGCATCAAGGACCTCACCGTGAGCAAGTGCCTCTTTGAGCGCACCGACCGAGGCCTGCGCGTCAAGACCCGCCGCGGTCGCGGCAAGGACGCCGTCAACGAGGGCATCACATTTGAGCACATTCGCATGGACGAGGTGCTCACGCCTTTCGTGGTCAATTCGTTCTACTTCTGCGACAAGGACGGCAAGACCGATTATGTCCAGAACCGCGAGGCGCTGCCCGTCGACGACCGCACGCCCGGCTTTGGTGCCACGACGTTCCGCGATATCGAGGCCACCAACTGCCATGCCGCCGCGGCCTACATCACGGGCCTGCCCGAGAGCAAAGTGACGCGCCTGACGTTCCAGGATGTCCATGTGACCTTCGCGGAGGATGCCGAGCCCTTTGTCCCGGCCATGGCCTGCGGCGTTGAGCCCATGGTGCGCCAGGGCATCATCGCTCAAAACGTCAAGGTACTTGACCTGCAAAACGTGGTTGTTGAGGGCCAGGACGGCGAGGAGCTGCAACTCCAAAACGTTGACAAGATCGTCCGTTCCTAACCCGGATTGATGACCAGGGCTGCATTGTCGGATAGACCGGCAATGCAGCCCTTATGCGATGCGGCCGTGTGCGCTGCGCAACGCATTATGGCGAAAGGGAATTCATGCTCAATAAAACGATTCCTGTCGGGGTCGATGGCTCGTCTGCCACGATTACGTCTTATGTTTTTGCCCCGACCGAAGATGCTTATGCTTTAAAACCGCTGCCTGCAGTTGTGATCGTGCCTGGAGGCGGCTATGATCACGTTTCGCCGCGAGAGGGCGAGCCGGTGGCACTCCGTTTGTTGGCGATGGGCTACCAGGCATTTGTGCTGAACTATTCGGTTGCTCCGGCTGTCTATCCGCTGGCGTTGCAGGAGCTTGCGCGAGCGGTCGATACCGTCCGAGGCCATGCGGCGGAGTTCTGTGTCGACCCCGACCGGATTACGGTCATGGGTTTTTCGGCCGGCGGGCATTTGGTTGGCCTGCTTGGGGCGCTTTGGAACCAGCCCTGGCTCGCAGAGTCGATCGCGGCATCGCCTGAGTCGATTCGGCCTGATGCACTTTGCCTGGGTTATCCGGTCGTGAGTTCGGGGTCCTATGCCCATCGCGGTTCGTTTGTACACCTAACGGGGGGCGACGGCGCCTTGGCTCAAAAGTTGTCGGTCGAGAACATGGTGAGCGAGGGCTTTCCCCGAACGTTTTTATGGCATACCGCCGAGGACAAATCGGTGCCGGTCCAAAACAGTCTTTTGCTTGCGCAGGCGCTTGCCGACCACGGGATTGGCCTTAGTTTGCATGTCTTTCCCCATGGAAAGCATGGGGCAGCGCTTGCCACGGCCCAAACGGCTTTTAAGGGCTGTGCCGAGCATATTCAGCCGCAGGCTCAGGGCTGGCCTGAGCAGTTCGCTGCCTGGGAGCGTGATGGTCGATGAGTGAAAACATCTATACGCTGCGCGTTTCGAGGGTCGCAGCAGGAGCGTATCCAACGATTTCTGATGCCTTGGCGGCAGCCGATCAGCTCCGTCCGGATGCCGAGCAGCCGGTGAGGATCCATATCGA
Proteins encoded in this region:
- a CDS encoding MFS transporter; this translates as MTNKIGKKRKITFWTRLGFGMGGMLNSGALTFTHSYMVLFLSTECGLSAGEAALISSFAIYLNAILCPLMGFVADNFYATKIGRIFGRRRFWILLAIPMMVAEPLIFVATPFGFPYYFVLYLIYNVAYTFCTANLSPLTIEMTDDFKERTYLTGYKHLFGNAAGFLMAALVGFGFGTFGETNPFSYFIIATVNASVMAISLLCVYLSTWEHTPEEVAQEKIESVGEGIKKFFIDVVSTFRNKSFRKVLYAQVSTKLAAACWSACLSFFIVYCLQIPKSYESVMEMPGKVVAIVCTAIWVALMAKKGFHKSWYLANVGCAACIIAYNYFAFGQINGTSTVAIAMIAYPIIFAIWKFFYVGFQYLPDVLLNYIPDVDELITLRRREGIYSSAQQLCQQIAQAIAVNAWAIVLAASGFIQTAGNSDAVTQPATVPLYICGYMLIGCAGFFLLAAILARGIKIDKEQCDILCDEIKRVKEGGKMADVQPEVKALCEELSGFKYEDCFAHNNVGFQDGSVIPAE
- a CDS encoding glycoside hydrolase family 28 protein, with protein sequence METNVIWRNARAAVIELDDGGYFTCADTWEIFVNDEPVGTTNTVETYVDGLVPGKRNLVRFVCGERELSVGVTTPAEPFTINVRDCGAKGDAEHDDTTNIQAAIMACPKGGRVLIPAGNYRIKSLFLKSNINIELAEGAVLLARHDRAALAYIPGTVTGDKGTGYAGTDMLPLGRWEGESFSTYCSTFTGLSVHDVCIYGRGAIDGQTDFAEDNWWNKDFKNIFRPEEGREIARPRMIFLSECQNVSLAGFTVRNSPAWNIHPVLCEHVDALCLSIEGPKNSHNTDGFDPESCGFVRVLGCQFSVGDDCIAIKSGKLGIEPELRPATHDMLVSHCYMHDGHGAVVLGSEAAGGIKDLTVSKCLFERTDRGLRVKTRRGRGKDAVNEGITFEHIRMDEVLTPFVVNSFYFCDKDGKTDYVQNREALPVDDRTPGFGATTFRDIEATNCHAAAAYITGLPESKVTRLTFQDVHVTFAEDAEPFVPAMACGVEPMVRQGIIAQNVKVLDLQNVVVEGQDGEELQLQNVDKIVRS
- a CDS encoding alpha/beta hydrolase, yielding MRCATHYGEREFMLNKTIPVGVDGSSATITSYVFAPTEDAYALKPLPAVVIVPGGGYDHVSPREGEPVALRLLAMGYQAFVLNYSVAPAVYPLALQELARAVDTVRGHAAEFCVDPDRITVMGFSAGGHLVGLLGALWNQPWLAESIAASPESIRPDALCLGYPVVSSGSYAHRGSFVHLTGGDGALAQKLSVENMVSEGFPRTFLWHTAEDKSVPVQNSLLLAQALADHGIGLSLHVFPHGKHGAALATAQTAFKGCAEHIQPQAQGWPEQFAAWERDGR